One Abyssisolibacter fermentans DNA window includes the following coding sequences:
- the ychF gene encoding redox-regulated ATPase YchF, which translates to MKLGIVGLPNVGKSTLFNAITSAGAESANYPFCTIEPNVGVVSVPDERLDVLEKMYSSHKKVPTAIEFFDIAGLVRGASKGEGLGNKFLSHIREVEAIVHVVRCFEDENITHVEGNIDPIRDIEIIDLELILADLDMVTKRISRVEKQAKSDKVLLKELEYLKKALEALENSKPVRSVEFTEEEIKYNKIYNFLTNKPVLYAANISEEDIVNEKENNHLTSLLEYAKKEGSEVITICGKVEAEISELDQEEKEMFLEELGLKESGLDKLIKSSYKLLGLISFLTAGEKEVRAWTIKEGWKAPQAAGRIHTDFEKGFIKAAIITYEDLVECGSLAVAKDKGLLRLEGKDYVMKDGDVVEFRFNV; encoded by the coding sequence ATGAAATTAGGAATAGTAGGACTGCCAAATGTCGGCAAAAGTACTTTATTTAACGCAATAACATCAGCTGGTGCGGAATCTGCAAACTATCCATTTTGTACAATAGAACCAAATGTAGGAGTTGTTTCTGTACCTGATGAAAGATTAGATGTATTAGAAAAAATGTACTCATCTCACAAAAAAGTACCTACAGCTATAGAATTTTTTGATATAGCAGGTTTAGTTAGAGGAGCTAGTAAAGGTGAAGGTTTAGGAAATAAATTCTTATCCCACATTAGAGAAGTTGAAGCTATAGTTCATGTTGTGCGTTGTTTTGAAGATGAAAACATAACACACGTTGAAGGCAATATAGATCCGATTCGTGATATTGAAATAATTGATTTAGAATTGATACTAGCTGATCTTGACATGGTTACAAAGAGAATATCAAGAGTTGAAAAACAAGCAAAATCAGATAAAGTATTATTAAAAGAATTAGAGTATTTAAAAAAAGCTTTAGAAGCTTTAGAAAATAGTAAACCAGTAAGAAGTGTAGAATTTACAGAGGAAGAAATAAAATACAACAAAATATATAACTTCTTGACAAATAAACCTGTACTTTATGCAGCAAATATATCAGAAGAAGATATAGTCAATGAAAAAGAGAATAATCACTTAACTTCATTATTAGAATATGCAAAAAAAGAAGGTTCAGAAGTTATCACAATTTGTGGTAAAGTAGAAGCAGAAATATCAGAACTTGACCAAGAAGAAAAAGAAATGTTCTTAGAAGAGCTTGGCTTAAAAGAATCAGGTTTAGATAAATTGATAAAATCAAGCTATAAGCTTTTAGGCTTAATCTCTTTCTTGACAGCGGGAGAAAAAGAAGTAAGAGCATGGACAATCAAAGAAGGCTGGAAAGCACCACAAGCAGCAGGAAGAATACACACAGACTTTGAAAAAGGCTTTATAAAAGCAGCAATTATCACATATGAAGACTTGGTAGAATGTGGTTCTCTTGCAGTAGCAAAAGATAAAGGATTACTTAGACTTGAGGGTAAGGATTACGTAATGAAAGATGGAGATGTTGTTGAGTTTAGGTTCAATGTGTAA
- a CDS encoding phosphate ABC transporter substrate-binding protein, translated as MLYLKKIVIALILVITLTTLIGCNQDKSSDSDAKTSTVNVVGSTSVTPIATKLAEEFAKKNENIKVDVQGVGSTPGVKAANDGTADIGMASRSLKPGEKEWNLTEHVIAYDGIVIAIHPNNSITDIDLETAKKIFSGEIKNWEEIGGKDEEILVVSRESGSGTRGAFEDILKLYEKNSDGKKISIVTKDALIADSNGAVMANISKKENAIGYLSLSYLNDSIKDLKINGVEASVQNILDNKYKISRPFLFVTKGDISEGGKEYLDFVLSDEGQKIVGEKLIPIK; from the coding sequence ATGTTATATTTGAAAAAAATAGTAATAGCATTAATTTTAGTAATTACATTAACTACCTTAATAGGATGTAATCAAGACAAATCTTCTGATAGTGATGCTAAGACTTCGACGGTTAATGTTGTAGGATCGACATCTGTTACACCAATAGCTACTAAACTGGCTGAAGAATTTGCAAAAAAGAATGAAAATATAAAAGTAGATGTACAAGGTGTAGGGTCTACTCCTGGTGTAAAAGCTGCAAATGATGGCACAGCTGATATCGGTATGGCTTCAAGAAGTTTAAAGCCAGGTGAAAAAGAATGGAATCTTACAGAACATGTTATTGCTTATGATGGTATAGTTATTGCAATTCATCCTAATAACAGTATTACTGATATAGATTTAGAAACTGCTAAGAAAATTTTTAGTGGTGAAATAAAAAATTGGGAAGAAATTGGCGGCAAAGATGAAGAAATCTTAGTTGTAAGTAGAGAATCAGGCTCTGGTACTAGAGGTGCATTTGAAGATATATTAAAGCTTTATGAAAAAAATAGTGATGGCAAAAAAATTAGTATAGTTACAAAAGATGCTCTTATAGCTGATAGTAATGGTGCGGTAATGGCTAACATTTCTAAGAAAGAAAATGCTATAGGGTATTTATCACTTTCATATTTAAATGATTCCATTAAAGACCTTAAAATAAATGGAGTAGAAGCAAGTGTTCAAAACATTTTAGATAATAAATATAAGATATCAAGACCATTCCTATTTGTTACAAAAGGAGATATTAGTGAAGGCGGGAAAGAATATTTAGATTTTGTTTTAAGTGATGAGGGTCAAAAAATAGTTGGTGAAAAATTGATACCAATTAAATAA
- the pstC gene encoding phosphate ABC transporter permease subunit PstC: protein MKTAEVKLEPTFIYDNNKKVELNIKRFTEKIVEKIFFISACISIVSVFTILFFIFLKGGPAILKVGVRDFLTGSEWIPEADIYGIKPMLIASVYATLGATIISVPIGVLTAVFLAEIAPKSIAKIVKPAVELLAGIPSVIYGFFGLLVIVPLIHKHIGGAGNSLLATIIILGIMILPTIINISENALRSLPKEYKEGSLALGSSHIQTIFKVLIPAAKSGIFTSIVLGIGRAVGETMAVILVSGNTPMIPHALTDRVRTMTANIAIEMGYAYGLHQEMLFATGVVLLVFIMILNLVLNKVTNKAGV, encoded by the coding sequence ATGAAAACAGCAGAAGTTAAATTAGAACCTACATTTATTTATGATAATAATAAAAAGGTTGAGTTAAATATTAAGAGATTTACAGAAAAAATAGTTGAAAAGATTTTTTTTATTAGCGCTTGTATTTCAATTGTAAGTGTTTTTACAATATTGTTTTTTATATTTCTTAAGGGAGGACCTGCAATTCTAAAAGTGGGTGTCAGAGACTTTTTGACTGGTTCAGAGTGGATTCCTGAAGCTGATATATACGGTATTAAGCCAATGCTTATAGCGTCTGTTTATGCTACTTTAGGAGCTACAATTATAAGTGTACCTATTGGAGTTTTAACTGCAGTATTCTTGGCTGAAATAGCTCCTAAGTCTATTGCTAAAATAGTAAAACCTGCTGTTGAGCTATTAGCTGGTATACCATCTGTTATATATGGTTTTTTTGGTCTTCTTGTTATAGTACCTTTAATTCATAAACACATAGGAGGAGCAGGTAATAGTTTGTTAGCAACTATTATTATTTTAGGCATAATGATATTACCAACAATAATTAATATATCTGAAAATGCTTTGCGCTCACTTCCAAAGGAGTATAAAGAAGGCTCTCTTGCCTTAGGAAGTTCACATATACAGACTATTTTTAAAGTTCTAATACCAGCTGCTAAATCTGGAATTTTTACTTCAATAGTACTTGGTATAGGTAGAGCAGTAGGAGAAACAATGGCTGTTATTCTTGTGTCAGGAAATACACCTATGATACCCCATGCTCTTACGGATAGAGTTAGAACAATGACAGCAAACATAGCAATAGAAATGGGATATGCTTATGGATTGCATCAAGAGATGTTGTTTGCTACAGGTGTTGTTTTGTTAGTATTTATTATGATTTTAAATTTAGTATTGAATAAGGTAACAAATAAGGCGGGTGTTTAA